The nucleotide window TGAAGCCGGGGGATCACGTCGTATGCACGGCGGTGGAACATAATTCCGTTCGTCGTCCGCTCGAATGGCTGAAATCGGAGAAGGGCGTTCGAGTAACGTACGTAACCTTGTCGGAGGACGGAAGCCTGGATCCGATGGACGTGAAGAGAGCGATGGAGCCGAACACTCGACTGATCGTGGCGAATCACAGCTCCAACTTGCTCGGCAGCGTCTTGCCGATCGAGGACATCGGCGGCATCGCGAAGGCGCACGGCGCGGCGCTGCTCGTCGATGCCGCCCAAACGGCGGGCGTGCTCGAAATCGACGTCGCGCGGATGGGCATCGATATGCTGGCGTTCCCGGGGCATAAAGCGTTGTATGGTCCGCAAGGAACAGGAGGGTTGTACATCTCGCCGGAGCTGGAGGTCGATCCGATCATCGTCGGGGGGACGGGCAGTCAATCGGAGGCGATCGGACAACCGACGGTCCGTCCGGATCGGTACGAATCGGGTACGCAGAACGGTCCGGGAATTGCAGGATTGGGCGCCGGCTTGGACTTCGTCCTGCATGAGACGCCGGCAAACATCCATACTAAGGAATGGACGTTGACCCAGAGGCTCATGGAAGGATTGCTTCGCATGGGAGGCATGCGCGTGTTGGGGCCGAGCGTCGGAACGCAACGGACGGGAATCGTATCATTCGTTACGGAAGACATCGACAGCGCCGAGCTGTCGTTCATCCTGGACCAACATTTCCGAATCGCGGTCCGAGCCGGATATCATTGTACGCCGCTTGCCCATCGGACGGCCGGAACGGAAGCGACGGGAGCGGTGAGAGCGAGCGTCGGCGCGTTCTCGACGACGGAGCATGTGGAATATTTCCTTGAATCCATGAAGCAGATCTTGCAATCCTACCGGAACAAGGGCTAGAGACAAAGACGACGGGGGGAGAAGCGTCATGGGGGAAACAGTTGTGTTCGAAGTGCCGCTTGAGGGGTGGATTTCCGCCGGCACCGTACTAATTGTATTATTATTCGTATTATGGATCGCCGCTCTCGTTCGGATCGGCAGACTGAAGCGCCGCCTGCACGCGTTCGTGGACGGAAGCGGCATGCCCGATTTGGAATCCGTCATGCGACAGATGCATGAAAGGATGAACGCGCTGGCGTCGAAGACGGAAGCGCACGGGCACGCGATCGAGAAGCTGGAAGCGAAATCGGGTCGGATGAAATCCAACGTAGGGGTCGTTCGCTACAATCCGTTCGAAGATCGGGGGAGCGACCTGAGTTTCTCGGTTGCGTTCCTGGACGATCGCGAGGACGGCGTCGTGATCAGCGCGCTGCACAGCCGCGACGAAAGCCGCGTCTATGCGAAGCCGCTG belongs to Paenibacillus antri and includes:
- a CDS encoding aminotransferase class V-fold PLP-dependent enzyme; translation: MDVYYFDNAASSWPKPPGVAEAMVEAMAAYGANPGRGSHRMAVEASKSMFRTRKKLATLFGIRNPNDIAFALNTTMALNTAILGFVKPGDHVVCTAVEHNSVRRPLEWLKSEKGVRVTYVTLSEDGSLDPMDVKRAMEPNTRLIVANHSSNLLGSVLPIEDIGGIAKAHGAALLVDAAQTAGVLEIDVARMGIDMLAFPGHKALYGPQGTGGLYISPELEVDPIIVGGTGSQSEAIGQPTVRPDRYESGTQNGPGIAGLGAGLDFVLHETPANIHTKEWTLTQRLMEGLLRMGGMRVLGPSVGTQRTGIVSFVTEDIDSAELSFILDQHFRIAVRAGYHCTPLAHRTAGTEATGAVRASVGAFSTTEHVEYFLESMKQILQSYRNKG
- a CDS encoding DUF4446 family protein codes for the protein MGETVVFEVPLEGWISAGTVLIVLLFVLWIAALVRIGRLKRRLHAFVDGSGMPDLESVMRQMHERMNALASKTEAHGHAIEKLEAKSGRMKSNVGVVRYNPFEDRGSDLSFSVAFLDDREDGVVISALHSRDESRVYAKPLEAGASGYPLTPEEKRAITQAKPKL